In Jejubacter calystegiae, the following are encoded in one genomic region:
- the yfcF gene encoding glutathione transferase, with protein MNQPVITLWSDAQYFSPWVMSVYVSLMEKGVPFTLETVDLEQQANLNPTWPGYGVTRRVPLLEIDGFALSESSAIDEYLEERFAPPTWERLYPFDREKRAQARQLQAWIRSGLVGLRAARPTDVIFAAARRPPLDESVQREVNSLFSLAQSLLAQGSQNLFGEWCIADSDLALMLNRLVMHGDTVPPRLAEYAGFQWQRASVQRFVALSAKAAAG; from the coding sequence ATGAATCAGCCAGTGATAACGCTATGGAGCGATGCTCAGTATTTTAGCCCCTGGGTTATGTCGGTTTATGTCTCCCTGATGGAAAAGGGGGTGCCTTTTACTCTGGAAACCGTCGATCTGGAACAGCAGGCGAACCTGAATCCGACATGGCCAGGCTATGGCGTGACCCGACGGGTGCCACTGCTGGAGATTGACGGTTTTGCCCTGAGCGAATCATCGGCGATTGACGAATATCTGGAAGAGCGTTTTGCGCCACCCACCTGGGAACGGCTTTATCCGTTCGATCGCGAAAAACGGGCTCAGGCGCGGCAGCTCCAGGCCTGGATACGCAGCGGCCTTGTCGGGCTGCGGGCCGCGCGTCCTACCGACGTTATTTTCGCCGCTGCCCGGCGTCCTCCCCTTGATGAAAGCGTACAGCGTGAAGTGAACAGCCTGTTCAGTCTTGCGCAATCGCTACTGGCCCAGGGATCGCAAAATTTGTTTGGTGAGTGGTGTATTGCCGACAGCGATTTAGCGCTGATGCTCAACCGACTGGTGATGCACGGCGATACCGTGCCGCCGCGCCTTGCGGAATATGCCGGCTTCCAGTGGCAGCGCGCCTCTGTGCAGCGTTTTGTCGCACTATCGGCAAAGGCAGCCGCAGGCTGA
- a CDS encoding DMT family transporter, which translates to MKLLAVFLVILAGMGLSVEAGLLGPLGEKVGHYWASLSLFGIEAALAGLLMLFWGPRNPVSFLSAPGWQLTGGIWGPLYVIILTVATPIIGITLLMTGVLAGQVAKSLLIDHFGWFGAQRRPVNGKKLIALAFVAAALVLIAGGR; encoded by the coding sequence ATGAAATTACTGGCGGTATTTTTGGTCATTCTGGCCGGAATGGGGCTTTCCGTAGAGGCCGGGCTACTTGGCCCGCTTGGTGAGAAAGTGGGTCACTACTGGGCCAGTCTGAGTCTGTTCGGGATAGAGGCGGCGCTGGCAGGGCTGTTGATGCTGTTCTGGGGACCGCGTAATCCGGTCTCTTTTCTGTCGGCGCCGGGCTGGCAGTTAACCGGCGGTATCTGGGGGCCGCTCTACGTCATTATTCTGACCGTGGCGACGCCGATTATCGGCATCACGCTGTTAATGACCGGCGTGCTGGCGGGCCAGGTTGCTAAAAGTCTGTTGATCGACCACTTTGGGTGGTTCGGTGCGCAGCGGCGCCCGGTTAACGGGAAAAAACTGATCGCGCTGGCGTTTGTCGCTGCCGCGCTGGTACTGATTGCCGGAGGGCGTTAA
- the yfcE gene encoding phosphodiesterase, giving the protein MKLMFASDIHGSLSATEKVLERFAASGAQWLILLGDLLNHGPRNALPEDYQPARVAERLNKAAERIIAVRGNCDSEVDQMLLNFPITAPWQQVLLPHGRLFLTHGHLYHPDKLPALAAGDVLVSGHTHIPMAERRGEIFVFNPGSVSIPKGGFAASYGMLDDGLLSVYSLEDNALIAQQDITP; this is encoded by the coding sequence ATGAAACTGATGTTCGCATCGGATATTCACGGTTCGCTGTCGGCCACTGAAAAAGTGCTGGAACGCTTTGCCGCCAGCGGCGCGCAGTGGCTGATTCTGCTGGGAGACTTGCTGAATCACGGCCCGCGCAACGCGCTGCCGGAAGATTACCAGCCTGCCCGGGTGGCGGAACGCCTTAACAAAGCGGCTGAGCGCATTATTGCGGTACGCGGCAACTGTGATAGCGAAGTGGATCAGATGCTGCTGAACTTTCCCATTACCGCTCCCTGGCAGCAGGTTTTACTGCCGCACGGGCGATTGTTTCTGACCCACGGCCATCTTTATCATCCGGATAAGCTGCCCGCTCTGGCGGCAGGCGATGTGCTGGTCAGCGGCCATACCCATATCCCGATGGCGGAGCGCCGCGGCGAGATTTTTGTCTTCAATCCCGGTTCGGTCAGCATCCCAAAGGGGGGCTTTGCGGCCAGCTATGGAATGCTGGATGATGGACTTCTGAGCGTTTATAGCCTTGAAGATAACGCGCTTATTGCGCAGCAGGATATAACACCGTAA
- a CDS encoding DMT family transporter — translation MIVIMTLLALAGGAFLSVQAAVNARLGASQGAIRTAFLTFLVGTLVCAVLVIFFEPPHAVTLLDVPKWQLLGSLLGLVYVLTMVFAVQRIGTALATVAVILGQLSMSIIIDSFGWLGNSAIPFSTNRVLAAICLAIALWFIWQSQQDEKTQVIQEAEQS, via the coding sequence ATGATTGTGATAATGACTTTACTTGCGCTGGCGGGTGGCGCCTTTCTTAGCGTCCAGGCTGCTGTGAATGCCCGTCTGGGCGCCAGTCAGGGAGCTATCCGCACTGCGTTTCTGACCTTTCTGGTGGGCACCCTGGTCTGCGCGGTTCTGGTTATCTTTTTCGAGCCGCCCCATGCGGTGACGCTGCTGGACGTGCCCAAGTGGCAGCTACTGGGTTCGCTGCTCGGCCTGGTTTACGTGCTGACCATGGTCTTTGCCGTACAGCGGATAGGAACGGCCCTGGCGACGGTGGCGGTGATTCTGGGGCAGCTTAGTATGTCGATTATCATCGACAGCTTTGGCTGGTTGGGCAACAGCGCGATCCCTTTCTCCACGAATCGGGTTCTGGCGGCGATCTGCCTCGCTATTGCGCTGTGGTTTATCTGGCAAAGCCAGCAGGACGAGAAAACGCAGGTCATTCAGGAAGCAGAACAGTCGTAG